From the Planctomycetota bacterium genome, the window GCCATACTCGGCCCGGATTTTTTCTCCTCCTCCTGCCGTCTTTTCTTAGCCTCGTAAGCTTTCTTTATTACCGAGGCCAATCCAATAACGATAAAAATCACCACATACGCCGCAAGTTGTATTAAATCACTGTCCATATTGCTACTCTATTTTATTTGCCAGGTTTCGGATGGTCTTTATCAGCATCCGTTCTGGGTTTAGCAATGGAATCGCGCATTTCTGTATCAGCCTGAATATTACGCAAATTATAATAATCCATTACGCCGAGCCTTCCTTCACGGAATGCGAATGCCAGCGCCTTGGGAACTTCTGCTTCGGCTTCCACGACATGAGCGCGCATTTCCTGCGTTTTGGCTTTCATTTCCTGTTCCTGTGCGACTGCCAGTGCACGGCGGGTTTCTGCCTTAGCTCGGGCGATTTTCAGGTCGGCTTCCGCCTGATCGGTTTGCAGTTTGGCTCCGATATTATCACCTACATCAACATCGGCAATATCAATGGAAAGAATTTCAAAAGCAGTTCCCGCATCCAGCCCTTTTTCCAGGACTTTCTTGGAAATATTATCCGGGTTTTCTAAAACAGCTTTATAAGATTGGGAAGACCCGATACTGGTGACGATGCCTTCTCCTACGCGTGCGATAACCGTTTCTTCGGTTGCGCCGCCGACCAACCTATCGAGGTTTGTCCTTACGGTAACGCGCGCCTTTACCTTAACCTGAATACCATCTTTGGCAACCGCATCTATTGTCTCGCGCCCTTTTTGCGGGTTCGGTACATCAATAACTTTAGGCAAAACACTTGTGTGCACCGCTTCCAGGACATCACGACCGGCTAAATCGATTGCCATTGCCCGTTCGCTGGTCAGATTAATTCCGGCTTTATTGGCGGCAATAACCGCACGGACGACTTTCGTAACGTTACCGCCGGCAAGGTAATGCGCTTCCAGTTTTGCGGTTGTGATATTGAGGCCAGCTTTAACCGCATTAATCCGGTTAATCACTACGATATGCGCGCTTACTTTCCTGAACCACATGCCGATAAGCTCGAATATCCCGACATGAGCCCCTGAAAGAAACGCCTGGAGCCACAGGAACCCAAAGCGAAAAAGTATTATCGCAATGATAAAAGCAACGATTATTGCCGCCACCACCACGATTGTCATCCAATCGCTTCCTGATGACACTGCTTGGGCTAATAAGCCTATTTTTTCCATTGATTTCTCCTTTCTTTAAAATTATTATTTATTTCCGTCCCAGATTTCTTTGACCTCATCCGGTATCTTTATTTCAACCGGTTTATCATAATCATAACAGGCGACTTCTCCGGAAAACTTAACATATGTTTTTTCCGGCTGTTTTTTCTTGTCCGGCGGAAGATTTTCATTATCATCCTTTTCGGCAGGACTAAGTTCGTTCTGTATAGTAACGTCTATCTTTACGGTAATTTTATATACCAGGTTATTGCTTTTACCTGCCCAAACTTTAATAACGGAAGACTTCGTCGCGTTAACAAGCCCCTCCGGTACATTCTTATATAAAGCCAAAAAGTCATTAATTCCCTTTTGGTTCAGGCTTGCTTCAATAACCCGGCACGGCGTATCGTTTATTTTCTCCTCAACCCCATCATCAAACTTTATATTTTCCGTATTATTCTTGTATATATCGATAAATTCTTTCGGGGAGGCGAAATTCTGCCTTACCCATTCTTTCTGTTTATTGCCACGCATAGCGGCGTTTTTCCCTTGGCGATAGGCCTCTATTTTTTCCCCGGTGTCTTTTGATTCCATGGTGATATAGCTTAAATCCGGCTTCTGGTTCATTCCAAAAAAGGTATTTTCTATTTTGATATCGGTTTTTGGGCCTTTAAAGGAAAAGAAACCTGTCCCCTTAAAATAAAAGCCATCGGCATTAAGAGTGGCGGTTATTACTTTCTCTAAAAGCTCTTTAGGCGTTTCCGCGTTTTTAGGCGCTTCAGGAGCCTCGTTACTTACGCAAACGGAAGAAAAAACACAGGCGGTGATAATCCAAACCAATATTAAATAATTTAAATATTTGTTAATCATGGATGCTATTTCGCCCTGACAATGACTTTTACGCCTTCGACTTTTATTACTTTGATTGCAATATCTTTATCTATCATCCCGCCTTCGGTAACGACGTCCACCTTCTTGCCTTCAATCAAGGCGGTGCCGGCCGGCCTTAGATAAGTAAAGGCAATCCCTTCCCTGCCGATTAGTTTTTCCAATTCAGGGCCCGGCGATATAAACCCTTCCTCGGTATTAAGCGTTTTGGATAATCTGAGCTTTTTTAAAGCGACTAAAATTATGAGCGGAAGCAGTATCAAAGCGCCGAGCAAAAGGATTAAACCAAGCAAAACACCGTAGCTTATAAAGGCGTAATAAATGCTTATCGCCATCCCGATTGCGCCGGCAATGCCGACAACTCCTCCGGGAATAAATATTTCAGCGATGATACAAAGCAGCCCGCCGCCGTAAAGAAGAATGATATACGAAAAATCCATTTCTATGCTTTCTCCACTATTATTTTATTGCCTTCGACCTTAATCACTTTGACCGGTTTCCCCTGCTCGATAAATTCACCCTCGGTAACGACGTCAATAAGCTCTTCGCCGATTCTTATCTTGCCGGCCGGGCGCAGATAACTTAACACTATGCCGGTCGAGCCGATAAGTTTGTGGTAATCATCGGATGAGGTAAATCCTTCCGATGAAGTTTCCTCGGCTTTAAGGACTAACCTGTTTAGATACGGCGAATAGGGAATAAGCCTGACAATAAAGATAAAGATAACCATGGCGCTTACGGACGAAATTATGACGACGCTTAAATTATTCCAGAATATCCGCCATTGCCACGGCAGGTCAGAAGAAGGAACGGTGAAATCCTGCATAGACAACACCAGGCTGACTAAAATGAGTATGATACCGGCAATCCCTGTTACGCCAAAGCCGGGGATGATGAATACTTCAACCGCCAGCAACGCCAATCCGAGGAAAAAGATAAGCGCCTCCGTAACCTCAGCCAGTCCGGCTAAATAATGGCCGAAAAATATGAGGAGGAAACATACAACCGCCAGTGTTTCAGGAACGCCCATGCCGGGCGCTTTAAAGGACATCCAGACCGCAATCAACCCTACCATGATAAGGATGCCGCTGACCAATGGATTCGTAAGGAAAATCACCAGGTCTTCGCTCCAGGTCGGTTCCATTTCACGGAATGTAAAATCCTTGATTCCGAACAGTCCGGGAATTTCGTCGCGCTTACTAACAATCGCGGATATAAGGCCGTATTCCTTCGCCTCCGATGCGGTCAAAGTCAGCGGCTCATCAGGTTTTCCGATGCGCTTAATTACCGCAATATCCTTGCCTTCCGCCTTTACCTGCTTGATTTCCTCTTCCGTCAGGTAAGCTATTTGGGAATTATTTATTTTCACCTGGTGGACGGCAAGATTGCGATTAACCATCGCCGCCACAAGGTTATACGGATATCCTTTCTTTTCCGCTTTGGCTTTCATGATGGCTTCAAAAGCCGAGGTGTATTTAGCCTGGTGGGGATGAGGAGTATCTCCGCTACCAACAATCACTTCAGCCGCGCCGATGGTCGCATCAGGCTGCATGATTATCTTATCGCAGG encodes:
- the floA gene encoding flotillin-like protein FloA (flotillin-like protein involved in membrane lipid rafts) — protein: MTIVVVAAIIVAFIIAIILFRFGFLWLQAFLSGAHVGIFELIGMWFRKVSAHIVVINRINAVKAGLNITTAKLEAHYLAGGNVTKVVRAVIAANKAGINLTSERAMAIDLAGRDVLEAVHTSVLPKVIDVPNPQKGRETIDAVAKDGIQVKVKARVTVRTNLDRLVGGATEETVIARVGEGIVTSIGSSQSYKAVLENPDNISKKVLEKGLDAGTAFEILSIDIADVDVGDNIGAKLQTDQAEADLKIARAKAETRRALAVAQEQEMKAKTQEMRAHVVEAEAEVPKALAFAFREGRLGVMDYYNLRNIQADTEMRDSIAKPRTDADKDHPKPGK
- a CDS encoding nodulation protein NfeD, whose translation is MRYKLILTFLLLAGIITQLLAFAPFRDSLSSGVPDTKWSGAQGQTTGTAPADKEVLICVIPIKGPIMDRGLPHFIKRAVEQAKEVGAKLIIFEINTPGGAVSIGDEEYTMGIVKGIENSLPVTSVAYVANAAISAGVLISIACDKIIMQPDATIGAAEVIVGSGDTPHPHQAKYTSAFEAIMKAKAEKKGYPYNLVAAMVNRNLAVHQVKINNSQIAYLTEEEIKQVKAEGKDIAVIKRIGKPDEPLTLTASEAKEYGLISAIVSKRDEIPGLFGIKDFTFREMEPTWSEDLVIFLTNPLVSGILIMVGLIAVWMSFKAPGMGVPETLAVVCFLLIFFGHYLAGLAEVTEALIFFLGLALLAVEVFIIPGFGVTGIAGIILILVSLVLSMQDFTVPSSDLPWQWRIFWNNLSVVIISSVSAMVIFIFIVRLIPYSPYLNRLVLKAEETSSEGFTSSDDYHKLIGSTGIVLSYLRPAGKIRIGEELIDVVTEGEFIEQGKPVKVIKVEGNKIIVEKA